CATAGGCCCGAATGCCGTTTTGGCGAGCGCGGCGGATGGCTTCATGGGCCTGCTCGGAGGACGTATGCACGATGTAGACCGGGACGCCGGCCATGTCCGCGATCATAATGGCACGGTTTGTGGCTTCGCCTTCCACTTCCGGCGGGCGGGAATAGGCGTGGGCTTCGGGACCGTTGTTGCCCTCAGCCAGAAGCTTTTGCTGCAGTGTTGCGACGACATCACCGTTTTCTGCATGTACCAGCGGCAGCGCGCCGAGTTCTGCACAGCGCTGGAAGGAGGCGAACATCTCGTCATCGTTCACCATCAAGGCGCCCTTGTAGGCCATGAAGTGCTTGAAGGTGTTGATGCCTTTCTCGCGGACGACAGTCTCCATCTCGTTGAAAACCTGTTCGCCCCACCAGGTGATCGCCATGTGGAAGGAGTAGTCGCAATGGGCCATCGTCGACTTGTTGTCCCACATCTGGATGGCTTCCAGGAGACCTTGGCCAGGAGAGGGAAGGGCAAAATCGACCACCATTGTGGTGCCGCCCGAAAGTGCCGCTCGTGTGCCGGAATCGAAGTTGTCCGACGAGAACGTGCCCATGAAGGGCATTTCAAGGTGCGTGTGCGGATCGATGCCGCCCGGCATCACATAACAGCCGGCCGCATCCAGTGTTTCATCACCGGATAGATTTGGACCGATTTCGACGATCTTGCCGCCTTCGATTTTCACGTCTGCTTCATAGGAAAGGTCCGCAGTGACGACGGTGCCGCCCTTGATCACTTTGCTTGCCATTGTCGTTCCCCTTTTTAGCTCGGCTGTCTCGGATTTACCTCCGAACCGCCTGTCTCGTCTGTTTGATCAAAACTCTGCCTGGCAGAAGATCACCGGTGCGGTCACCGGCCGGTCCTTGCGGATCATGTTGATGTTCAGCCGCGCGCCTTCCGCGCAGGCTTTGGCAAAATCAATATCGGCATCCGTGTATTCGGCGTTGAAGGCTGGTTTGTTTGCCTTCGGATAAGCAGCGATCTGCTCGCATGTGCTGGTTTCAAAACAGCTTTCTGTGATCGCGAAGTCAAAATGCGGCATCAAGGCTTCCGTCAGCTCTGGCACGTTCTTTTGGGCAATCCCAAGGCCCAAGCCATGGGCCACATGGGCCAGTGTCGTGGCATAGCGGACCGTATCCGCTGCGGTTAGCGGAAAGCCACTGTCTTTTGCGTAAGCGTCGAAACCATCCGGCTCTATGGCGGTGAACCCTTGGTTTTTGCAGGCAACGATCTGCTGGGTGATCACCGGCACGACCATCTGAAGGCGGCGGATATCCAGATAACGCTCGTTCGACCTGGTCTTGTGCGGGCTGCCTATGACAGCGGGCGGAAGGTCGAAAAAACCAGGGTTTGTCTCTGCAATTGTTCCGGCGTTGACATGGCAGACCGTATCGACCCCTTGTGCGTGGAGCCCTTGCAGTTGGTCCGCGGTCACGAGCCGCGGATTAAGCGTCAGCATTTCGACATCCCGATCGAGATCGGCAGGTCCCTTGAGTTGCCAATCCCACCGGTCGCCGACATTGAACTTCGCCGTCGCAGATGCCGATCCCGAATAACCCCCGCAGATCCCAAAACCACATACCATCGCGATAGCCGCTGCTCTCAGCGCCTTTCCGATGTGCATGAATTTTGGGGCTGCGTGTTTCATTGGTGTCTCTGCCGGTTAGGAGCCTATTCCACGATCTCCGCCGTTTCGACGACCGCATGGAAGAGAACATCCGTTCCAGCTTTCGCCCAGTCCTTGGAGATCTCTTCGGCTTCGTTGTGGGACAGTCCGTCGACGCAGGGACACATGATCATGGCCGTCGGGGCGACCTTGTTGATCCAACAGGCATCGTGTCCCGCGCCGGAAATAATGTTCTGGTGGGTGTAGCCCAACCGCTCGGCGGCGTTGCGGACAGCGGTGACGCAGTTTTCGTCAAAGGTGACCGGATCAAATCCGCCGACTTTTTCAAACTCGACTTCAAGGCCCATCATGTCGCAAATCTTCTTTGCGCCTTTCTTCATGTCCTCTTCCATAGCCGCAATGACGTTGATGTCCGGCGAACGGAAATCGATGGTGAAAACCACCTTGCCCGGGATCACGTTTCGGGAATTCGGGTAAACATCGATGTGGCCGGCTGCGCCAACGGCGTGCGGCTTGTGGGACCAGGCAATCTCGTCGACCAGTTCCAGGATCCGGGCCATGCCGAGACCGGCGTTCTTGCGCATCGGCATCGGAGTTGATCCGGTGTGGCTGTCCTTGCCGGTGATGGTCACTTGGGTCCAGGAAAGGCCCTGTCCGTGAGTAACAACACCGATGTCCTTGCCTTCCGTTTCCAGGATCGGGCCTTGTTCGATGTGCAGCTCGAACATGGCATGCATCTTGTCCTTGCGGGCGCCAACTTCTTCATCGCCCACCCAGCCGATGCGTTTCAGCTCGTCCCCAAACTTCAGACCTTCATGGTCCTCCTTGGCATAGGCTTCATCAAGGCTGTGGATGCCGGCAAAAACGCCGGACGCGAGCATGGCGGGGGCAAAGCGTGTGCCTTCCTCGTTGGTCCAGTTCGTCACAACGATCGGGTGTTTGGTCTTGATGCCGAGATCGTTCATCGTCCGCACGACTTCAAGGCCGCCAAGCACACCCAGAACGCCGTCGTATTTGCCGCCTGTCGGCTGAGTGTCGAGGTGGGAGCCGACGTAAACGGGCAGGGCATCCGGATCGGTGCCGGGCCGGGTCATGAACATGTTGCCCATGGTGTCGACGCCCATGGTCATACCGGCGTCTTCGCACCATTTCTGGAACAGTTTCCGGCCTTCCGAGTCCGCATCCGTCAGTGTTTGACGGTTGTTGCCACCAGCAACGCCCGGGCCGATCTTGGCCATTTCCATCAGGCTGTCCCACAGCCGGTCTGCGTTGATCCTAAGGTTTTCGCCCGGAGCTGCCATGGTGCCGTGTCTCCTATTTCAGTTCCACTTCGACGAAGGACATCGGTTTGTCCCCGCCGTTGATTACATTGTGTTCCACGCCTTCAGAACGCCGGTAAGCCGTGCCAGCTGGAACCGCAACGGTTCTGCTTGTGCCACCCGGCTCCTCCAGCAACATCTGGCAGTCGGTGACCGCCGTGATGACGTAGTCGAAGCCATGACGATGCCAGCCGGTCTCAGCGCCAGGTTCGAAGTCAAACCGGGTCACGCGGACACGATCATCGTCGATCAAGGTTTCGCTGGTGGCAGCTGGTCTCGTCATGACTGGCTTTCCGTTAGTCGATCGCGTTCAAAACAGTCCGCAATTTGCCGAACAATTCGTCGATTTGGGCTTCGGAAATGATCAGCGGCGGCGACAACGCGATGATGTCACCGGTCGTGCGGATCAGAATACCGTCGTCATAGGCTTTCAAGAACGCGGAGAAGGCCCGTTTCGTCGGCGCGCCGTCAATCGGGGTCAGCTCGATCGCCCCAATCAGGCCGAGATTGCGGATGTCGATGACGTTCGGACAATCCTTGAGGGAGTGCAGGCCGTCTTCCCAGTATTGGGCCAGGCTTGCCGCCCGGGTCAAAAGGCCTTCCTCCTCATAGGTGTCCAAGGTCGCCAGAGCGGCTGCACAGGCAATCGGGTGACCGGAATAGGTGTAGCCGTGGAAGAGTTCGATCAGGTGATCGGGTCCGTCCATGAACGCGTCATAGATCTTCTTGGCGCAGAACACCGCACCCATCGGAATGACACCGCTGGTGATGCCCTTGGCTGTCGTCACCATGTCGGGAATGACGTCGAAATAGTCGACGGCAAACGGAGTGCCGAGGCGGCCGAAACCGGTGATCACTTCGTCAAAGATCAGGAGTATGCCGTTCTGGTCGCAGATTTCGCGTAAACGTTTCAGATATCCGACCGGCGGGATCAAAACGCCTGTTGATCCGGCAACGGGCTCCACGATCACGGCAGCGATTGTGGAGGCATCATGCAGCTGGACCAGACGGATCAGTTCTTCGGCATATTCTGCGCCGTTTTTCGGTTCTCCGCGGGAAAACGCGTTCCGGCTGAGATCATGGGTGTGCGGCAGATGGTCGACGCCGTTGAGCATGTTGCCGAACTGCTTGCGGTTCGCGACGATGCCGCCAACTGAAATTCCGCCGAAACCAGTGCCGTGATAGCCGCGCTCACGGCCGATAAACCGGGTCCGTGTGCCCTGACCGATGGAGCGCTGATATCCAAGTGCGATTTTCAAGGCCGTGTCGACGCTCTCAGACCCGGAGTTCGTGAAAAACACGTGATCCAGCGGGGAAGGCATCATGGCGGTGAGGCGGGCGGCAAGTTCAAACGCCTTAGGATGCCCCATCTGAAAGGCCGGGGCGTAGTCCATCTCAGCGACTTGATTTTGGACCGCCTCGACGATCTTCGGGCGGCCGTGACCGGCGTTGCAGCACCAAAGACCCGCTGTCCCATCCAAAACCTGGCGGCCATCAGCAGTGGTGTAGTGCATGTCCTTCGCGCCGACGAACATCCGCGGGTTCTGCTTGAACTGGCGGTTCGCCGTATAAGGCATCCAGAATGCTTCAAGATTGTTGGTTGCAGCCTGGCTCGATGCTGCTGATGCCGATGACGACATGCGTCCTCCTTGCGGTCCATAACGCTCAACGCGAACCGCCTGTTGGTTGTTTTCTATGGAGGAGAGTAAGACATAGGTCAGCTGCCCGCGCAAAGCAGGAATTTCACTGACATGCCGGGTCCTCTCCCCCTGGCTGTTCCGTGCGCACCAAGCGCGGGCTTTTGCCTCTTTTGCTTGGTGCGAAATCCTCTGTCGGCCATTTCGGCCAGACCGTTTTCCGGCTGTTCTTGCCTGATGTTCGAGGCTCGTCCGGTTCCGTCTGCCCCATTGCGGCGCCGATCCGGATCGTCTAGCCTTCTGACCATCTGGTCAATTTAGCCTATGGCGCTTTTGACCAAATGGTCAAGATGCAAAATCAGCCGGTGTGACTAATTTGTGATCATGTCCGTCTTTGGTGCATTTTCATGGCCGTGGACGGCGCAGATGTTGGTTTTTGACGGAAATCGGTTGTCTGCGGGGGAATACGCCGATAGCGGCAAATACGGGGTAGCTAAATGGCTGATGTCGGTGGGCAGGTGCCTGCAAGTTCAAGGGTCGGTGGAATGAGCCGGATCCAGGAAAAAAACAGGACACTGATTCTTGACGCTGCCTTGAAGGAATTTTCCCGATATGGGTTTTCCGGTGCAACGGTGGAGCGGATCGCCGCCGAAGCTGGTATGTCGAAATCCAACCTCTTGTATTATTTCTCGTCCAAAGAAGCGATCTACACGGCAGCGCTTGCGCATATTCTCGACGTCTGGCTGGCGCCTCTTAAAACCCTCGATCGGGAGGGCGACCCAGCAACAGAACTTGCTGCCTACATCCGGCAGAAGATTGAGATATCTGCCAACTTCCCAGAGGCCTCACGTCTGTTTGCCAATGAGGTGATGCAAGGGGCTCCGCAAATCCTCCCAATCCTGGAGACCGAGCTCCGGCGTCTGGTCGCGGAAAAAGTGGCGGTGATCGAAAGCTGGATTGCGGACGGCAAGATCAGCAAGACCGAGCCGTTGCATTTGATCTTTTCCATCTGGGCGACCACGCAGCATTATGCGGATTTTGCCGTGCAGATCCGAGCTCTGACCGGCCACGACTTGAGCGACGAGGATTTCAAGCGGGAAACCGAGCGAGCCGTAACACAACAGATCCTGGCCAGTGTTGGTCTGCGTTTGCCTGAAGAAACGCCCGAGACCGCATGAGTGGGGACGAAGAAGAGCCTGCACCCTCGTCGCGGATCCCGGTCATTGGGCGGCTCTACATCACGCGGGATGATTTGAACGAGGAATTCATTCGGGCGTCCGGCCCGGGCGGTCAGAACGTCAACAAGGTGTCGACGGCCGTCCAGTTGAGGTTCAATCTGTGGGCCAACCAGACGCTTCCACAAGACGTCAAATCCAGGGCCGCGAAGATTGCCGGAAGCCGCTTGACGCAATATGGGGAGATTATTCTTCAAGCGGATCGCCACAGGACCCGGGAACGCAACCGCGACGATGCGCTGGCCCGTTTGATTGATCTCTTGAAACGGGCGACCGAAAAACCCAAGCCTCGCAAAGCGACCAAACCAACTCTTGGGTCCAAACGCAGACGGCTCGATGCCAAGAAACAGCGCGGTCAGGTCAAGAAACTGCGGGGCCGGTCTTCCGGTTTCGAGGACTAGATTTCGGCACTATTCCGTTTTTCTGGCGGCATTCAGCAGAGCTGCCTTAAGATCCGGATCTTCGGTTGCCCGTGCCAAAACGAGGGCGCCAACCATCTGGGAGATGAACCTGAAGGCATCTTCTTGCTCGGAGAGGGGGGTGGTTTCATCTTTCCCCGAAACGAGAGCAGCCGTTTCGCGTAAGGCTTCGTCAAAAGCTTCCCGGACTTCTTTGGTCTGCCTCGGCGCATCCCCGGCAAGAGCTGCATAGGCGCATCCGGTCCCGCGGACGCTTTCGTGGGTTTCGGACAAATACCAGTGGGCAATAGTATCCTCGGGAGAACCTGAAGCATCCTCTGCAACGCTCCGGCGCCAGTGGTCCAGGTTTTCAGCCAAGGCATGCGAGGTGGCTTCTGCCATCAAGGCGTCCTTGCTGGCGAATTGCTTGTAAAACGCGCCATTTGTGAGGCCTGACGCCTTCATCAAGCCGGCAATGCCAATGCCGTCGAACCCGTGTTGGCGGAACAATTGGCTTGCCGTCTCGACAACCCGTGCCCGGTTTTCGCGTGCATCTTCGCGGCTCACTCTCATCTGAATATCTCCATGAACGACATTGATTATAGTCATAATCTTTTTGTTGACAATAAAGAATACGAACATAATCTATGCGAAATTCAAAAAGAGGTTAAGATCATGCCAACCACTCAGGACCGGC
This window of the Roseibium alexandrii DFL-11 genome carries:
- a CDS encoding cupin domain-containing protein: MTRPAATSETLIDDDRVRVTRFDFEPGAETGWHRHGFDYVITAVTDCQMLLEEPGGTSRTVAVPAGTAYRRSEGVEHNVINGGDKPMSFVEVELK
- the arfB gene encoding alternative ribosome rescue aminoacyl-tRNA hydrolase ArfB: MSGDEEEPAPSSRIPVIGRLYITRDDLNEEFIRASGPGGQNVNKVSTAVQLRFNLWANQTLPQDVKSRAAKIAGSRLTQYGEIILQADRHRTRERNRDDALARLIDLLKRATEKPKPRKATKPTLGSKRRRLDAKKQRGQVKKLRGRSSGFED
- a CDS encoding TetR family transcriptional regulator C-terminal domain-containing protein — encoded protein: MADVGGQVPASSRVGGMSRIQEKNRTLILDAALKEFSRYGFSGATVERIAAEAGMSKSNLLYYFSSKEAIYTAALAHILDVWLAPLKTLDREGDPATELAAYIRQKIEISANFPEASRLFANEVMQGAPQILPILETELRRLVAEKVAVIESWIADGKISKTEPLHLIFSIWATTQHYADFAVQIRALTGHDLSDEDFKRETERAVTQQILASVGLRLPEETPETA
- a CDS encoding Zn-dependent hydrolase, translating into MAAPGENLRINADRLWDSLMEMAKIGPGVAGGNNRQTLTDADSEGRKLFQKWCEDAGMTMGVDTMGNMFMTRPGTDPDALPVYVGSHLDTQPTGGKYDGVLGVLGGLEVVRTMNDLGIKTKHPIVVTNWTNEEGTRFAPAMLASGVFAGIHSLDEAYAKEDHEGLKFGDELKRIGWVGDEEVGARKDKMHAMFELHIEQGPILETEGKDIGVVTHGQGLSWTQVTITGKDSHTGSTPMPMRKNAGLGMARILELVDEIAWSHKPHAVGAAGHIDVYPNSRNVIPGKVVFTIDFRSPDINVIAAMEEDMKKGAKKICDMMGLEVEFEKVGGFDPVTFDENCVTAVRNAAERLGYTHQNIISGAGHDACWINKVAPTAMIMCPCVDGLSHNEAEEISKDWAKAGTDVLFHAVVETAEIVE
- the hydA gene encoding dihydropyrimidinase codes for the protein MASKVIKGGTVVTADLSYEADVKIEGGKIVEIGPNLSGDETLDAAGCYVMPGGIDPHTHLEMPFMGTFSSDNFDSGTRAALSGGTTMVVDFALPSPGQGLLEAIQMWDNKSTMAHCDYSFHMAITWWGEQVFNEMETVVREKGINTFKHFMAYKGALMVNDDEMFASFQRCAELGALPLVHAENGDVVATLQQKLLAEGNNGPEAHAYSRPPEVEGEATNRAIMIADMAGVPVYIVHTSSEQAHEAIRRARQNGIRAYGEPLIQHLTLDDSEYKHSDWDHAARRVMSPPFRDKKHQDSLWAGLASGSLQVVATDHCAFTTDQKRTGIGDFTQIPNGTGGLEDRMPMLWTYGVGTGRLTPNEFVAVTSTNIAKILNIYPKKGAILVGADADIVVWDPEKEKTISASNQQSAIDYNVFEGKHVKGLPRYTLTRGRVAVEDGTVNPQQGHGEFVKREPFQAVNKALSTWKELTAPRKVERTGIPASGV
- a CDS encoding aspartate aminotransferase family protein, which codes for MSSSASAASSQAATNNLEAFWMPYTANRQFKQNPRMFVGAKDMHYTTADGRQVLDGTAGLWCCNAGHGRPKIVEAVQNQVAEMDYAPAFQMGHPKAFELAARLTAMMPSPLDHVFFTNSGSESVDTALKIALGYQRSIGQGTRTRFIGRERGYHGTGFGGISVGGIVANRKQFGNMLNGVDHLPHTHDLSRNAFSRGEPKNGAEYAEELIRLVQLHDASTIAAVIVEPVAGSTGVLIPPVGYLKRLREICDQNGILLIFDEVITGFGRLGTPFAVDYFDVIPDMVTTAKGITSGVIPMGAVFCAKKIYDAFMDGPDHLIELFHGYTYSGHPIACAAALATLDTYEEEGLLTRAASLAQYWEDGLHSLKDCPNVIDIRNLGLIGAIELTPIDGAPTKRAFSAFLKAYDDGILIRTTGDIIALSPPLIISEAQIDELFGKLRTVLNAID
- a CDS encoding TetR/AcrR family transcriptional regulator, which produces MRVSREDARENRARVVETASQLFRQHGFDGIGIAGLMKASGLTNGAFYKQFASKDALMAEATSHALAENLDHWRRSVAEDASGSPEDTIAHWYLSETHESVRGTGCAYAALAGDAPRQTKEVREAFDEALRETAALVSGKDETTPLSEQEDAFRFISQMVGALVLARATEDPDLKAALLNAARKTE
- a CDS encoding endo alpha-1,4 polygalactosaminidase; translated protein: MKHAAPKFMHIGKALRAAAIAMVCGFGICGGYSGSASATAKFNVGDRWDWQLKGPADLDRDVEMLTLNPRLVTADQLQGLHAQGVDTVCHVNAGTIAETNPGFFDLPPAVIGSPHKTRSNERYLDIRRLQMVVPVITQQIVACKNQGFTAIEPDGFDAYAKDSGFPLTAADTVRYATTLAHVAHGLGLGIAQKNVPELTEALMPHFDFAITESCFETSTCEQIAAYPKANKPAFNAEYTDADIDFAKACAEGARLNINMIRKDRPVTAPVIFCQAEF